In Solea senegalensis isolate Sse05_10M linkage group LG6, IFAPA_SoseM_1, whole genome shotgun sequence, one genomic interval encodes:
- the pla2g6 gene encoding 85/88 kDa calcium-independent phospholipase A2 isoform X2 has protein sequence MLAIRSQAVAEDSKRITMQFLGRLLDTVSSVSTLFTNPYRVRDVPLSDYGGGGKELLKEEGRIVLYRNTNCQSWDCLLMCPETPNVVLRLFQVGSEEDAMNWFPQYALKLRPFYETLPLKAETSQPIVDCIRSHPDWSSAHIAVETGLRECLKHNYIQSQINSRNASGQTPLHLACERGDLVSVKELLEESQARTDIKDRSGETPMHCAAKQESPAVIQVLCSRLCSGVNEFNCNGETPLHVACRMGRVEAVKALLDGGAKCNVIGGNGYPIHSAMKYSEKGCVEEVLKADPGQLQAEDSLYGGTPLHWAKTAEMCRLLLEHGCAVNYLSKTGESALHILTKRGRFEAAMVLLTHGANANLKGQDGNTALHLAMKMDHMELIKALIVFGADVEIHNDLGETPGLIAARNSKGPNRKILLDMLCSVGVQRCLPPSPGSPPPVSFKATSQSIGFDNIMHVGAAIGAMSRSTSEVDGSKMEKMKMDRLLCLDGGGIKGLVLIQMLIALEKEAGRPTRELFDWVAGTSTGGILALAIVHGKSMEYLRCLYFRMKEQVFKGSRPYESAPLEDFLKKEFGENTKMTEVQFPRVMVTSVLADRHPGELHIFRNYNPPSVHREPPYTTTATFKPITIPQGWEDEDVLIVGYTEEPTRKRRKVTDEGVCMWETLSIGNNNKVQIKRPILRLWKPNTFFILKQLCT, from the exons ATGTTAGCTATCAGAAGTCAGGCGGTTGCAGAGGACAGCAAGCGG ATCACAATGCAGTTCCTTGGCCGACTGTTGGACACAGTGTCCTCTGTCTCCACCCTCTTCACCAACCCCTACCGGGTGCGAGATGTGCCGCTATCCGACTATGGTGGAGGAGGCAAAGAGTTGCTGAAGGAGGAGGGACGCATCGTCTTGTACAGGAACACCAACTGCCAGTCTTGGGACTGTCTCCTCATGTGCCCAGAGACTCCAAATGTGGTTCTCAG GCTGTTTCAGGTGGGTTCCGAGGAGGACGCCATGAACTGGTTCCCGCAGTATGCCCTCAAGCTCCGGCCCTTCTATGAGACACTTCCTCTGAAAGCTGAGACCTCCCAGCCAATCGTCGACTGCATCCGCAGCCACCCGGACTGGAGCTCCGCCCACATCGCTGTGGAAACGGGACTGAGAGAGTGTCTCAAACACAACTATATCCAGAG tcagATCAACTCTCGGAATGCATCAGGTCAGACACCGCTGCACCTGGCGTGCGAGCGCGGTGACTTGGTGTCTGTGAAGGAGCTGTTGGAGGAAAGCCAAGCTCGCACTGACATCAAAGACCGCAGCGGGGAGACCCCCATGCACTGTGCCGCTAAGCAGGAGTCTCCCGCCGTCATCCAG GTCCTGTGCTCGCGGCTGTGCTCGGGGGTGAACGAGTTCAACTGCAACGGGGAAACGCCTCTCCATGTAGCGTGCCGCATGGGACGCGTGGAGGCCGTCAAAGCCTTGTTAGATGGCGGGGCCAAGTGTAATGTCATCGGTGGCAACGGCTATCCCATCCACAGTGCGATGAAGTATAGCGAGAAGGG CTGTGTGGAGGAGGTCCTAAAAGCAGACCCAGGCCAGCTACAGGCAGAAGACTCTCTGTATGGTGGGACGCCTCTGCACTGGGCCAAAACGGCTGAg aTGTGTCGTTTGCTGCTGGAGCACGGCTGTGCGGTGAACTACCTCAGTAAGACCGGAGAGAGCGCCCTCCACATTTTGACCAAGAGGGGTCGCTTTGAGGCGGCCATGGTGCTGCTCACCCACGGGGCAAATGCCAACCTGAAGGGTCAGGATGGGAACACAGCCCTTCACTTGGCTATGAAG ATGGACCACATGGAGTTAATCAAAGCTCTGATCGTGTTTGGTGCCGACGTGGAGATCCACAACGACCTGGGAGAAACTCCGGGACTGATCGCTGCACGCAACAGCAAAG GTCCTAATAGAAAGATACTGCTGGACATGCTGTGTAGTGTAGGAGTCCAGCgttgcctccctccctcccccggCAGTCCTCCTCCCGTCTCCTTCAAGGCCACATCTCAAAGCATAG GCTTCGACAACATCATGCATGTGGGCGCTGCAATCGGCGCAATGAGCAGAAGCACCTCTGAAGTGGACGGCTccaaaatggagaaaatgaa GATGGACAGACTGCTGTGTCTGGATGGCGGAGGTATTAAGGGTCTCGTGCTGATCCAGATGTTGATCGCTCTGGAGAAGGAGGCCGGTCGACCCACCCGAGAGCTCTTTGACTGGGTAGCTGGCACGAGCACCGGGGGAATACTGGCCCTCGCTATAGTCCAcg GCAAGTCCATGGAGTACCTGCGCTGCTTATACTTTAGGATGAAGGAACAGGTTTTTAAGGGGTCACGACCCTATGAATCAGCACCGCTGGAGGACTTCCTGAAGAAAGAGTTTGGGGAGAACACCAAGATGACGGAAGTTCAGTTCCCCAG agTGATGGTGACCAGTGTCCTCGCAGACAGACACCCGGGCGAGCTGCACATCTTCAGGAACTACAACCCTCCCTCCGTCCACAGAGAGCCACCGTACACCACCACTGCCACATTCAAACCAATCACCATTCCACAAG GATGGGAGGATGAGGATGTGTTGATAGTAGGATACACAGAGGAGCCAACCAGAAAGCGTAGGAAGGTGACAGATgaaggtgtgtgcatgtgggagaCCCTAAGCAtcggaaataataataaagtacagATAAAACGGCCTATTCTAAGGTTATGGAaaccaaacactttttttattttgaagcaattATGCACTTAA
- the cbx6a gene encoding chromobox protein homolog 6a encodes MELSAVGDRVFAAEAILKRRVRKARLEYLVKWKGWAMKHSTWEPEENILDDRLILGFEQKERDREVNGPKKRGPKPKHLKARSQKREPSNQSSSARKNTSRSASSRAAPSSSAAPHHLPSSSSSSSTVAPSPKLNSLAATHKLKKDIHRCHRMSRRPLPRSDPLASTFSNPSGFPSRMHVSPFSETVRILNRRVKPREVKRGRIILNLKVIDKPGRGGAAAGSRNITAGRQNIPSRNRIIGKKGEAPYRPFQPPLKMLGFPMYGKPFGLQCGGPLPFHAHPGSRSSTAARNSHTSSSQYQSPPSPSTSSGSEGKSPTASAAQSQSTTAASPSSQDPKPSKPHAETQNSPHSTKHPAPATSSDANLAVQAPPVLPSSPSPSLEDDNEEEVEEGALDRKNPRQRHAKHPPPTTPPSTSPGDQSSAPTETQRVPAEGDPDWYPEMAPSCKDVVVTDVTTNLVTVTIKEFPSPASCPASPSALPENASSPSPASDIPSPAKP; translated from the exons ATGGAGCTCTCGGCGGTGGGAGATCGTGTTTTCGCCGCGGAAGCCATACTGAAACGCCGCGTCCGTAAG gCAAGACTGGAATACTTGGTCAAATGGAAAGGATGGGCAATGAA ACACAGCACCTGGGAGCCAGAGGAGAATATTTTGGATGACAGGCTGATACTGGGCTTTGAGCAAAA GGAGCGGGACAGGGAGGTGAATGGACCGAAGAAGCGGGGACCGAAACCTAAACACTTGaag GCTCGTTCTCAGAAAAGAGAGCCCAGCAACCAGTCCTCCAGTGCTCGCAAGAATACATCGCGCTCCGCTTCCAGCCGAGcagctccctcctcctctgccgcACCTCACCATTTAccgtcttcatcctcctcttcctcaactGTCGCGCCCTCTCCTAAACTCAACTCCCTTGCTGCCACACACAAGCTCAAGAAGGACATTCACCGTTGCCACCGGATGTCCAGGCGTCCTCTGCCCCGCTCTGACCCTTTGGCATCCACTTTCTCCAACCCCAGTGGTTTCCCTTCGCGTATGCACGTTTCCCCCTTCTCCGAGACCGTCCGCATCCTCAACCGCAGGGTCAAGCCCCGGGAAGTCAAGAGAGGTCGAATCATCCTCAACCTGAAGGTCATTGACAAGCCAGGAAGAGGCGGCGCAGCAGCAGGAAGTAGGAATATTACAGCGGGACGCCAAAACATCCCCTCCCGCAATCGTATCATTGGGAAAAAGGGAGAGGCTCCGTACAGACCTTTCCAGCCTCCTCTGAAGATGTTGGGCTTCCCAATGTATGGGAAGCCATTTGGGCTGCAATGTGGAGGCCCTCTGCCTTTCCACGCCCACCCAGGGTCACGCTCCAGCACAGCGGCCAGGAACAGCCACACCTCTTCCTCTCAGTACcagtctcctccctctccttccacCTCCAGCGGCTCCGAAGGAAAATCTCCCACCGCCTCAGCTGCACAGTCCCAGTCCACCACTGCGGCTTCTCCCTCCAGCCAGGATCCCAAGCCCAGCAAACCTCACGCAGAGACCCAGAATTCCCCCCACAGCACCAAGCACCCGGCTCCTGCCACATCCTCTGATGCAAACCTAGCAGTGCAAGCGCCGCCCGTCCTCCCCTCCTCACCGTCCCCTTCTTTAGAGGATGACAATgaggaggaggtagaggaggGTGCCCTGGACCGAAAAAATCCTCGCCAACGCCACGCGAAACACCCTCCGCCCACTActcccccctccacctcccctgGTGACCAGAGCTCCGCCCCCACTGAAACCCAAAGGGTGCCTGCTGAGGGAGACCCAGACTGGTACCCAGAAATGGCACCAAGCTGCAAGGACGTCGTGGTCACCGACGTCACCACCAACCTCGTCACCGTCACGATAAAAGAGTTCCCCTCCCCGGCCTCCTGCCCCGCCTCCCCCTCCGCTCTCCCTGAAAATGCCTCCTCCCCGTCCCCCGCCTCCGACATCCCCTCCCCAGCCAAGCCATAA
- the pla2g6 gene encoding 85/88 kDa calcium-independent phospholipase A2 isoform X1: protein MLAIRSQAVAEDSKRITMQFLGRLLDTVSSVSTLFTNPYRVRDVPLSDYGGGGKELLKEEGRIVLYRNTNCQSWDCLLMCPETPNVVLRLFQVGSEEDAMNWFPQYALKLRPFYETLPLKAETSQPIVDCIRSHPDWSSAHIAVETGLRECLKHNYIQSQINSRNASGQTPLHLACERGDLVSVKELLEESQARTDIKDRSGETPMHCAAKQESPAVIQVLCSRLCSGVNEFNCNGETPLHVACRMGRVEAVKALLDGGAKCNVIGGNGYPIHSAMKYSEKGCVEEVLKADPGQLQAEDSLYGGTPLHWAKTAEMCRLLLEHGCAVNYLSKTGESALHILTKRGRFEAAMVLLTHGANANLKGQDGNTALHLAMKMDHMELIKALIVFGADVEIHNDLGETPGLIAARNSKGPNRKILLDMLCSVGVQRCLPPSPGSPPPVSFKATSQSIGFDNIMHVGAAIGAMSRSTSEVDGSKMEKMKMDRLLCLDGGGIKGLVLIQMLIALEKEAGRPTRELFDWVAGTSTGGILALAIVHGKSMEYLRCLYFRMKEQVFKGSRPYESAPLEDFLKKEFGENTKMTEVQFPRVMVTSVLADRHPGELHIFRNYNPPSVHREPPYTTTATFKPITIPQEQLVWRAARSSGAAPTYFRPMGRFLDGGLLANNPTLDAMSEIHQYNKSLKVEGHRHEIKKLGIVVSLGTGKPPQVVVSSVDVFRPSNPLELAKSFVGAKELGKMLVDCCTDSDGCAVDRARAWCEMIDTIYHRLSPQLSQEVMLDEVSDAVLVDMLWETQMYLYEKREILRSLANVLLNH from the exons ATGTTAGCTATCAGAAGTCAGGCGGTTGCAGAGGACAGCAAGCGG ATCACAATGCAGTTCCTTGGCCGACTGTTGGACACAGTGTCCTCTGTCTCCACCCTCTTCACCAACCCCTACCGGGTGCGAGATGTGCCGCTATCCGACTATGGTGGAGGAGGCAAAGAGTTGCTGAAGGAGGAGGGACGCATCGTCTTGTACAGGAACACCAACTGCCAGTCTTGGGACTGTCTCCTCATGTGCCCAGAGACTCCAAATGTGGTTCTCAG GCTGTTTCAGGTGGGTTCCGAGGAGGACGCCATGAACTGGTTCCCGCAGTATGCCCTCAAGCTCCGGCCCTTCTATGAGACACTTCCTCTGAAAGCTGAGACCTCCCAGCCAATCGTCGACTGCATCCGCAGCCACCCGGACTGGAGCTCCGCCCACATCGCTGTGGAAACGGGACTGAGAGAGTGTCTCAAACACAACTATATCCAGAG tcagATCAACTCTCGGAATGCATCAGGTCAGACACCGCTGCACCTGGCGTGCGAGCGCGGTGACTTGGTGTCTGTGAAGGAGCTGTTGGAGGAAAGCCAAGCTCGCACTGACATCAAAGACCGCAGCGGGGAGACCCCCATGCACTGTGCCGCTAAGCAGGAGTCTCCCGCCGTCATCCAG GTCCTGTGCTCGCGGCTGTGCTCGGGGGTGAACGAGTTCAACTGCAACGGGGAAACGCCTCTCCATGTAGCGTGCCGCATGGGACGCGTGGAGGCCGTCAAAGCCTTGTTAGATGGCGGGGCCAAGTGTAATGTCATCGGTGGCAACGGCTATCCCATCCACAGTGCGATGAAGTATAGCGAGAAGGG CTGTGTGGAGGAGGTCCTAAAAGCAGACCCAGGCCAGCTACAGGCAGAAGACTCTCTGTATGGTGGGACGCCTCTGCACTGGGCCAAAACGGCTGAg aTGTGTCGTTTGCTGCTGGAGCACGGCTGTGCGGTGAACTACCTCAGTAAGACCGGAGAGAGCGCCCTCCACATTTTGACCAAGAGGGGTCGCTTTGAGGCGGCCATGGTGCTGCTCACCCACGGGGCAAATGCCAACCTGAAGGGTCAGGATGGGAACACAGCCCTTCACTTGGCTATGAAG ATGGACCACATGGAGTTAATCAAAGCTCTGATCGTGTTTGGTGCCGACGTGGAGATCCACAACGACCTGGGAGAAACTCCGGGACTGATCGCTGCACGCAACAGCAAAG GTCCTAATAGAAAGATACTGCTGGACATGCTGTGTAGTGTAGGAGTCCAGCgttgcctccctccctcccccggCAGTCCTCCTCCCGTCTCCTTCAAGGCCACATCTCAAAGCATAG GCTTCGACAACATCATGCATGTGGGCGCTGCAATCGGCGCAATGAGCAGAAGCACCTCTGAAGTGGACGGCTccaaaatggagaaaatgaa GATGGACAGACTGCTGTGTCTGGATGGCGGAGGTATTAAGGGTCTCGTGCTGATCCAGATGTTGATCGCTCTGGAGAAGGAGGCCGGTCGACCCACCCGAGAGCTCTTTGACTGGGTAGCTGGCACGAGCACCGGGGGAATACTGGCCCTCGCTATAGTCCAcg GCAAGTCCATGGAGTACCTGCGCTGCTTATACTTTAGGATGAAGGAACAGGTTTTTAAGGGGTCACGACCCTATGAATCAGCACCGCTGGAGGACTTCCTGAAGAAAGAGTTTGGGGAGAACACCAAGATGACGGAAGTTCAGTTCCCCAG agTGATGGTGACCAGTGTCCTCGCAGACAGACACCCGGGCGAGCTGCACATCTTCAGGAACTACAACCCTCCCTCCGTCCACAGAGAGCCACCGTACACCACCACTGCCACATTCAAACCAATCACCATTCCACAAG AACAACTCGTATGGCGAGCTGCACGCTCCAGCGGCGCTGCTCCGACTTACTTCCGACCAATGGGACGTTTTCTGGATGGAGGGCTGCTGGCCAATAACCCGACACTGGACGCCATGTCAGAAATCCATCAGTACAACAAATCCTTAAAGGTAGAG GGTCACAGGCATGAAATCAAGAAATTGGGTATAGTGGTCTCCCTTGGTACAG GTAAACCCCCTCAGGTGGTGGTGAGCTCTGTGGATGTTTTCCGACCTTCCAATCCTCTGGAGCTCGCCAAGAGCTTTGTTGGAGCAAAGGAGCTGGGCAAGATGCTGGTGGACTGT TGTACGGACTCCGATGGCTGTGCTGTGGACAGAGCAAGAGCCTGGTGTGAAATGATTGACACCATCTATCACAG ACTGAGCCCCCAGCTGTCACAGGAGGTGATGCTGGACGAGGTGAGTGACGCAGTGCTGGTGGACATGCTGTGGGAAACGCAGATGTACCTGTATGAGAAAAGAGAGATCCTCCGATCCTTGGCTAATGTGCTTCTGAATcactga
- the LOC122771086 gene encoding sialoadhesin-like — translation MLLAEAGCVFMGFILYSSGLPLKSRCVLKGSTVDLPCSAERAFGAHKWFTKQDFRWSEISVDRNHQRYTLSNEIHPTLTIKDLRESDNNYYCCSYHGGCLGIEIQLHVADLQVKVVPSAEEHMMSLVCSTSCVLTERPAVYVWYRNGETVYEDRSPWYQELVSSEKAVTYSCAVKGYEHLRAPEVSVDSVTSACFTVTYATGSITYPKKVRVQAEPTWSGHYMLTCNTSCSLMDQQTAFSWYENGVSEQKISLVTPTSTKIFYCAVKSNEFLLSDEFCFDENHCGKVHYASRRICALKGSSVTFPSEYLSPGEQNTGHWLRSDTRNLKISHRIKSHGNETHHNLKINTLKKNDSAKYVFIADNKRRNWVNPPGVTLFVTDVSVQFAPSAEVTEGQRVTVTCRTSCPLANDTNYIWYFNNQTLDGTKRHSKHLVLDPVSSQHAGNYVCAVKTQKHRSDEGVLTVHRKTWIPAVVGVVAVLLVMILPTVVFVCRKKTTCRKSPGATTSDNVEQISLGHEYDDILAPPPEQVELVYSTVTFPNSTDVVYSTVKPH, via the exons ATGTTGTTGGCGGAAGCTGGATGTGTGTTTATGGGTTTCATCCTCTACAGCTCAG GGCTTCCATTAAAAAGTCGATGTGTCCTGAAAGGTTCAACAGTGGATCTACCCTGCTCAGCTGAACGTGCCTTTGGAGCCCACAAATGGTTCACTAAACAAGACTTTCGTTGGTCTGAAATCTCTGTAGACAGGAATCATCAAAGATACACTCTGTCCAATGAAATTCATCCAACCTTAACAATCAAAGATCTAAGAGAGAGTGATAACAATTATTATTGCTGCAGTTATCACGGTGGTTGTCTGGGGATTGAGATTCAGCTCCATGTTGCAG ACCTGCAGGTGAAGGTGGTTCCCTCCGCAGAGGAGCACATGATGTCACTGGTGTGTAGCACCAGCTGTGTTCTGACTGAACGTCCTGCAGTTTACGTCTGGTACAGGAACGGAGAGACCGTCTATGAGGACCGGTCACCCTGGTACCAAGAGCTGGTCAGCAGCGAGAAAGCGGTCACATACTCGTGTGCTGTCAAAGGCTACGAGCATCTCAGAGCCCCTGAGGTCTCAGTGG attCTGTCACATCGGCTTGCTTTACTGTGACCTACGCTACAGGCTCCATCACATATCCAAAGA AAGTACGTGTTCAAGCTGAACCGACATGGAGCGGCCATTACATGCTGACCTGTAACACCAGCTGTTCTCTGATGGACCAACAAACTGCCTTCAGCTGGTACGAGAATGGAGTGTCTGAACAAAAGATCTCGCTAGTTACTCCCACCTCTACTAAAATATTCTACTGTGCCGTAAAGAGCAATGAGTTTCTGCTCTCTGATGAATTCT GTTTCGATGAAAACCACTGTGGGAAAGTTCATTACGCCAGCAGGAGGATCTGTGCTCTGAAGGGTTCTTCAGTTACTTTTCCAAGTGAATATTTGAGTCCTGGTGAGCAGAACACTGGACATTGGCTTAGGAGCGATACACGCAACCTGAAGATTTCACATCGTATAAAGTCTCACGGCAACGAGACCCACCACAACCTGAAAATCAATACGTTGAAAAAGAATGACTCGGCAAAATACGTCTTCATAGCAGATAACAAGCGAAGGAACTGGGTGAATCCACCTGGAGTGACTTTGTTTGTAACAG ACGTGAGTGTGCAGTTTGCTCCCTCTGCAGAGGTGACTGAGGGGCAGAGAGTCACAGTTACCTGCAGAACCAGCTGTCCTCTGGCGAATGACACCAACTACATTTGGTATTTCAACAATCAAACACTGGACGGGACTAAAAGACACAGCAAACACCTGGTTTTAGACCCAGTCAGCAGTCAGCATGCGGGAAACTACGTCtgtgcagtgaaaacacaaaaacacaggtcAGATGAAGGAGTTCTCACAGTCCACAGAAAAACGTGGATACCGGCTGTCGTCGGAGTCGTTGCTGTTCTCCTGGTTATGATTTTACCCACCGTCGTCTTCGTGTGTCG AAAAAAGACGACTTGCAGAAAGTCTCCTGGAGCTACAACCTCTGACAACGTggaacag ATAAGCCTTGGCCATGAGTATGACGACATCTTGGCTCCACCACCAGAGCAGGTCGAGCTCGTCTACAGCACAGTTACGTTTCCAAACTCCACAGACGTCGTCTACTCCACTGTCAAACCACATTAG